The Desmodus rotundus isolate HL8 chromosome 2, HLdesRot8A.1, whole genome shotgun sequence region AGCTCTGTTCTGCGGGGGGAAAGGCCCAGCCAGCTAGATGGGGGTGGCCGAACCAGCACCCTCGTGACTCGGCGCAGGCGGCACTCTCACAGGCAGCTGTGGGCAGCACGGGGCGGGGGGCAAACGGGCCGAGTCTAGCGGGGGCACAGCGGTTCCCCTCCCTGCAGGTGGCCTGTGAGAAGACGGTGTCGGCCATGCACCACGTGCTGCAGCGGACCATCAAGTGTGCGCGAGGTACTGCCGGCAGGGCCCCTGGGCACCTTTGCACCCCCGAGAGCCTCCCGAGTTTGGGGCTCGGgcggagaggtgggagggaggcaccACCCGCTCTGCAGTGGTGACGTGTGACTGATTCTGCTGTGACTGGGGTCCCTATGGCTCCCTCTGTCCCCCTGACCTTGGCCTTTAGGAATGGGGCCTGTGGGCCTGCTCTGCCCCCAACGCTAATGCTTTGTCTgctctgcagcccaggctggggaaGGACAGAAGCCCAGCCCGGCCCAGCTGGAGCTGAGGATGGTCCAGAGCAAAAGGGACATCGAGAACCCGGAGATCGTCGTCCGGGCCACGGTGCTGTGAGGGCGCGTGCTCCCGCCTCCTGACGCAGCAGCGTGTCGGCGCATCCGTCTTCATCCCGTGAAAAATGTAACGTCTGCCTTAGAGCTGTGACCAAGACTTCACGTTTCTTTTCTTCCGTGAGTGTCCAGCATCAACTGGTCTTAATCGTGAAATTGTACCAGtcgtgctttttaaaaataacaaagtgatCACAGGAAGTTGTGATTTGGAAGACCAGCTGCCCATCCCCACTGAGGCTCCTGCGCCTCTCCGGAAACCCAGCTCTGTGGCCACCCTCTCGGGGGCAtcctccccagctgggggtggcaCTTAGTGGGAGGGGCTGCTGCCCCCAGAGAGTCACATTAGCTCCCACCGTTGAGTGATCCCCTGTCCAGTGTGGGCCTGGTGGTGGGGGCGGACCCCCAGGTGGTGGGGACGCTATCTGTGTGTCTCTGAGAGTGAGTTCAGCGTTAACCATTCATGTCCAGATAAATTCTGCCAAATACCTTTATTGTTCTGGCCTTTCCTCTCGGCTCCTGCTTCCGGACTTTTGTTCCTTTGCTGCTTAGGAGGTTACTGGGCATTTCAGATATTCCGCTTCTGTTTCCGCATCTGGAACAGGTGAACGCCAGCTGGCCCAGAGACACACAGGCCTGTGCAGTCAGGACCTTTCCAGGACCCCCAAAATTCAAGTCAGTGCACAAATCTCACAAGTGTCAGCGGGACCACTCTGTAACGCACAAGCGTCTCTAGGTGCTGAGACGCCAGTAAGGGGAGGGCTGGCATGGGGCCAGGGTGCCTGGGAAGGTACTGTGTTGGGCTGCTTTTGGAAGGCTCACCTAGTTTGTGGCACAACAGCTTAGGAACTGCGTGTTTGCCACCTGCTGCTAGTGACATGCCTTGTGTCACAGAGTGAGTGTACAGACAGGTGCGGGGGCAGAGGTGGGCTCCTGCTCCCACAGGTGACCCATTTCACCCCTAGGCTCCGGCAGTAGTGCAGTTGTCCGCTGCTGGCATGACCTCCTTGGCTCCATTTGCCCAGAACTTTGGGGTACTCTAGGCATGGCTGCAGGCAGGGGGGTCCATCCTGAAGACTCAGCCTGCCTTGgtctcagcccctgcccccactctggGGGTGCAGAGATCTGCCTGTCCTGGGAGCCCACAGCAGGAGCCCGCACATCTGAGCAGTGCGTTCTGCACATTGTAGAAAACGCTCTGAAAAGAAGAGCTGCCACTCCCCGGTGAACTCCCTGCCCCGTTCCTCACCGCTCGCTCACTTCCTGACACCCACACTTGGAGCCGGAGCCGTGGTGCTCCCGGGGGCCTGTGCACAGGACGGGCCATCTGTGCCGCCCAGGCCCCGCTGAGCCCCGGGGCAAAGCCCCGCCTCCTGGTCCCTGCAGGGCCCACTGgaccaggaggaggaaggagtggCCCACAGCTTGGCATGGGGCCGGCTTCCCAAGGGCTTCCCAACAGGGTGTACGTAGGGACCAGCCAAAGGCACCCAGGGCCCTGGTGCAGCGCCTTTAATGGAAATTCCTGCCACTGCCAAGTAGAGCGGGGGAGCTGGCCAATGAGAAAAGGTTTCTCTTTctcgttttattttatttttgactttgagAGGATGTCTATTAAAGCTGGAACAGTGAAACTAGTAAGGGCTtcaggtagaagaagcaacagggcGAGAGCTTaggcggggctgctttggctccctagaaaggTATGGGAAGGAAGTGAGCCAAGGCGGGGCTGCTGCGGCTTACTTGGAAGTCAGCAGGAAGGGGGCCTTGGGGGCCGGTTCAAGGGgaagcctgggatgagctgccactgcccgtTGCTCCCCGGGTTGTGAGCCTTGTGGGGTTCCTTAAAGTTcaggagatgcatgcctgtgggggaagaagacgGGGAAGGCAACTTAACCAGGGTGCTCCGGGAGGGAGTGCacgttcttttttattttaatctcaagAGCCAGTGTAGGGCTGGGGAAAGAACCTGTGTGTATCTGTCTTCCATGAGATGGTGAAACCCACCTGGAAAATACGGTTGTGAGTGTTGGGCTTATTCCGTGTGTACAGCGAATGTGAAGGGAAACGAACTCCGCAAACACCATGCGATTCTTGgttctttagttttatttcagaGGCGTGGCCTCACGGgaggtttcattcttttacttccCTGTGTTTTTACACAGAAGGATGAGACTTTTGCCACCCACAGAGCCTCTGTAGGACCAGGGACTCGGGCCCCACCTGGACTTTTCTGTGCCCTTTGGCTGTAAAGCTTCAACACGAGGAGACGGGGCTGGGCTCTCTGTACTAAGAGAAGGCAACTGGGGGCCCTGAGAGCCTCCGCAGAGTGCGGGGATCCCGGGGAGACACTTTGAGCTTCCGTGGGAGGCCAAGCCCTCCGTTCCCCGTGTTCCCATACCCATGTTGCTGAGCCTGTGCTCTCTCGGCCTGTCTCTACACCTACATGTCCCATCCGTCACAGCAGAGGCCCTAGAGCCTTGTCTGTGTGCAATTGCCCACCCAGAAGCCACCCACGGCCCCTGGCAGTTTTTCATACAGGCCCCTGGCAGTTTTTCATACAGGTCGGGTCCAAATTAGAATCGATCTCTGTTTGTACTTTACATAGCTTCATGACAGGCAAACGGTCATTTATATTACTGTGGGGGACGGTTATCAGAGTGCGGATTTCAGCACTGTCCAGCGTTTCAAACCTGGAGACCTTCAGGAAGAATTACAGAGTAGGGTCCCTTGTGTTTGAACCCGTCTTAAATCTTCGCCACACCCCGCCGTGGCGACTGTGCCAGCCCTCTTCGCAGTGCGTCAGTGACGGCGGAAACCATGCTGCCAGTTGTCCCGCTCTTACCCTTGCAAAACCAGTCTTCGAAAGGTTTCATTTTCTGATGACAGAGCCTGGCTTGGCACACCCGCTCCGAGGAAGGGGAGGGTGTCTGAGGGTTGAGGACGCCGGCCAGAGTGCACAGCCCACACGTGACACCGGAGTCCTGATTGCACAGTCGCCTCCTGCTGCCATCATTTGTGTGGCAGACACAGGAAGCTGTGGGCCCCTCTGCTGGCCGGCCACTGGCCTCCGCTGCACACACACCTGCTCTGTGTCTTTCCTGCCCCTGGATGGGACCACCTGTTGCCTGGGGCGTGGGGTCCCCATCTGTGTGAATCAGAGACACCATGTGACTGGACTGTATTGGGAGCCGGAATGGCCAGGAATCCctgtcttccttctctgcccccccccctggTCCCTGGGGTCTCCTCCACACACGTCTCCCCCTGGGAGCCTCCCGGGACCTACCTGGGCTGAAAGGTGGCAGGGGGAGTGTGTGAGTGGGCAGAGTGGGTTATGTGCAGCCGGGGCATGAGTGTGGCTTGGCTTTCTGAGTCTGGGTGGGAGCCACATGGTCCCCAAAGTGAATTTTGCCCACCAACGGCACTGCTGCCGAGCCCACTGGCTTCTCCCCCATGTCACCTCCTGCAGTCTGCGGTGACATACAGGAGTGGGGGCCCTGCGGGTGTCCCGTTGCCAGTGATGCGCCAGAGGCTCCTCCCAGCATCACTCATCACGGctgcctgggagccccacagggagAGCTGCCacaccggggggtgggggggcgtgggGGGCTCACAGTTCTTGTAGTGCATGTGTCTTCTTGTGGACGTCTGCAGTTCGTTCTCGGTGCAAATGTCTTCTGTGTAACTGATTAAAAAACAATGTCTCACAAACCATGTTCCCGCCTTTCATTAGAGGTCTGAGCTCACCACACGACGGGTTCGTTCTGTTCGCCAGACAGACCAATGAGTAACTTTAGGTCTgacttaaagaatattttaaaaccatattgATGGAAGGCTTCtcctagaattttctttttaagtgctGGCAGAGTAAACAGGTGTTTAAAAAGCTTTCtcactggccctgactggtgtggcttggttgggtgtcatcccacagagcaaagggtcactggtttgactcccagtcggggcactcgcctgggttgtgggttccgtccccagtcagggcatgtgtgagaggcaaccaataatatttctcacattgatgtttccctcccttcccttctctctaaaaaattaatacagtcttttaaagataaaaaaatgaaaagtttcccACTGTCTGAGCCAAGCAGAGCCCCGTGCCCAGAGCGAGgcttcccacccacccctgagCCCTGCTTCAGGGTGGTCATGGTGAGGAGAGCCCCCAGCCtgcagcctcccctcctcctgagcCCCACGCCACAATGGGCAAGTTCCAACCTTTGTGAGACAGGAAGCCCATTCTGCAAGAGACGCCTTCCTGAGGTCTTGGgtcacttgccctggctgggacaCTGGCCTGCAAGTCAGCTGGAGAGAGAGGGCCGGCCCTTCGTAGTGGTGCCACCCTGGGCCGACGCTGGGTCCCTCGTCTTGGTGATGGGCGGTGTGGATGTTAATATGTGGGGAACTGGAAGAGACTCCCTAACCTCCATGTAGGCCTGGCAGTGTTTGGAATGCTAATTGAGTTGTCATTTCAACCAATGACCGCAGAACTGGACCAACAGGCGGACTGAGGTGCTGACTTGGAGCCCAGCCACGGCTATCGTGGCCCTTCCTGGAGAGGAACTTGGGTTCCGGAGGCTTCCTGTATAATGCATTCTGGGAACAAAGCCCGTGGCCCCTGGGGCCCAGCTGTGAGGGGCCCGGTCTCTGTGAGGTTTGGGTGGGGGTTCCATTGGTCCCGTGGCAACCAGCCCTGCGCACTGAGTGTGTGGTGTGTTTGTGAACGTGAAGCACCGGTCAGCGTTGCAGAGGCCTGTGCGCGCTGCCCCGGTCACGTACGGTCCTCCCCAAATATCCTCATGCAATTGTGGTGAAGCGTGAGGatttcttttctccacaggactatCTGTGCAGTACCTACACCACATTAACCAAGCTGTAGTCACTGCTGTCCCTTAAATGTCCCCCTCTTAAAGAAagggcctgccctgctctccatggcccaggtcccctctcgcCTGACCTTCCACTCTCCATCCTGAGTGCTGCCCTGGATGTCCCAGGCAGCGGGCTCCCGGCCCTCGGGGCTCCTGCAAGACCCTACCAGTGATCAGGGCTGGGGAGACTCCCTTTCCTGGCCCATCCCTGTCAGATTCTGAGGACCAGCTCAGGTCACGGATCACGTGTCATTGCCCCTTCTGGGTTCCAATTCCTTCACACCGCGGCGGGGACAGCTCTGGCTCTGCCAGCCCAGGAGGTCCtatccaccctcccaccctggtAGGTCATCAACCCTCAGGTCATCCCCAGGTGACCTGGGCAGCTGGAGCCATACAGCCTGTGACTCTCGGGTGCAACGGCCTCTTGACCActgtcttcctggtgctggggAAATAGATGGCACTGACCAGTGACTTGAGGAGGGTGCTTAGTAAAAGGGCCATTTACAAGCATGCAGAAAAGGGGGAGTCAGCACCCCAGGGGAttcacagagggaaagggagctaTTCTCATCTTAGCATGAAGCGCTAACTGGCAGCCAGTTCACTTACCAGAACCTCAGGGCACCCAGCCTCCGAGGTGGTCCCTGCAGCTATCGGCTGGAGGACAAAGGGCAAGGGCATCCCCACAGGTCAgcacccagggccctgggcaggcaGAAGAAAGGCTGGGTGGTCCTGGGGGACAGATGGAAGAGCTCCAGCCCAGCATGGTCCCCCAAACTGGCTCTGGTCTCTCATCCTGTGCCGCATTCTTGCTGAGGTGAAATTCACACGACGCCCACCTGGCCATCTTAAAGTGCACGGCCCAGTGGCAGTAGCGCATCACAGCGCTCTGTGACTGCCAGCGCTGGGGCCTCGTCCCCACGGGAACACGGTGTGCACCTGCAGGGAGGTCTGCCTCCGTGGGAGCTCCCTGCCTgtggggcctgggctgtgggccctgCCGGCCCCTTAGTGCTGCCTCCCTCCAGCAACTCTGCAGGACCCCAGGTGGGAACTGTGTTAGGGCTGCACTTCAGTGCCAAACTGCCTTACTGTTGGCCAAAACGAAGAGCGTGTTATGACAGTGTTTTATggtcgccctggctggtgaggctcggtgggttgggtgaCATCCTGCAACGTGAGAGGTCACGGGTTGGATTCCGggtcagggagcatgcctgggttgccatcCAGGTCCTGGGTGAGGGGCGTGCCACAGGCAAcagattgacatttctctctcacaccagtgtttctctccctctgtttctcctgcccttcccctctccctacaaATAaacaagatctttaaaaaaaaaataaaaggaagtttTATTCGCACAGTGCCCAGAGAGATTAGGACACACACGGAGATGTCTGTCTCACTGCCACTTTCCCGGCTGCGCCTGCCCTGTCCCACCCTTCCGTGCTCTGACCCAGACAGCCTGAGCCTAGCACAAAGTGCCACATGCTGCAGGGGAGCCAAGTGTGGTTCGGGAACGTCAGACCCACGTTAACCCTCAGGAACACATTTTCTGAGCCGTATAAACACGTTTCACCAGTCCTTACTCTTATATCGAGGGtatctttttaattctattttatacaAACACACAGGGCAAACCAACCAGTGTGCTGACTTCACGGGTGGGCCCTGACTCCTGCGGAAACAGAAAGCACTGTGTAACATGTGCTCCTGGCAAATGCTCTGCTTTAGGCACCTGCTGCTTGGCTCAGTAGATGAGCTCGACAGCCTTCCAGGCTGGTGGTGCTTGGGGCAGCTGCCAGCTCGTCTGCACAACACTTCGGTACCTGCAATGTCCGTGCACCTGTGGATCGCTACGGAAACGTAGTGTGTGACTGTGAGCACATCTAGAGCTAACGATCTAAAATTGGCTTCTCGTGACTCTTTTTAGTCCTGGGGCAAACCAGGCCTGGAGACAGCACACCGAGTCCAGGCAGCAGTGTGAGAACCTGTGGTGGGAACAGACTCCCGGAATCCTGGGTCTACCACCCCCTGGCTGTGACCTGCAGCGATCTCACCGGGCTCTCCTCCTCAGGTGGAGGGGGTCTCAGCCCAGCTCAGGCCAGCGCGTGGCTGTGAAAGGACTTTGTAAACACGTCTGAACACTTCTATATGGTGATTATGgtttcagatgaagaaaaaaaatccagaacaaagtaggaaatttgcaaagacttaaaaatatatgtatttggagTTAACCTAAGCCCTCCTTGAAAGCAATTTAGTTAAGACCATTGATTGGGAGGAAAATCACACTATTAAAGCCAGAAACAGACACCAGACTGGTACGGAATAGCCCCTCCATGAAAGTGGCACAGTGTAGTGACATTGGTCATTTATGTTTACAGACACATAATCAAAGAGGACAGAAGACCACATGGACAACGGGCTCCGTTCAAAATCCAGAACTAGAAATAGGTCAGCTTGTCTTGCCTGGTCTTGTTGGTCTGATAGTTATGCAAGGCCAAGGGACTCTTTTCGTGTGGGAGACTTTCATGCACTCGAATGTGTATGAAGTCGTCATCTTCAACTTGAACCTGCAAAGAGAGTcgagtgaggaagggaggcaggtgcTACCTCTGACCTCAAGTCCCCGGACTCGCCTGGACCATGTGAGAAAGCCCCTGGGTGCGTAGAGGCCATGTCCCTTCAGACATCAGCACCTAAGTTGATGAGATTCCCATCTTCCTCCCTCGGACATAGCAGACACCCATCACCCCAACCAGCACCCTTGGCACCCCACGTTTGCTCCGTCAGAGCCCTTAGCTGCCCGAAGGCTCAGTCCCCTCCTCCACAGAGGCCTGCATGGGTGCATGCACATCATTTTAGAAGGGACACATGCCCTGAAGCCGGGGACTGCCGCAGGACCCCCTTTAACACCCTTGTCCTGGCACCTACAAGCCCCCCGCCACCCAGGTCTTGCAGGTGCACCCATGTAGCTGACACTGCACCTTGATGAAGTAGTTCATCCCTGCGACCACCTGGCTCTGGTACTCCACAGCCTTGAAAGTGGTGTacttcttgttttccttctcctccagctGGGACTTCACCTAGGGGTGGGACAGAAGGGAAAACTCAGTGGCTCCCTTCCTGTAAGAGTAAGTGACTGACGCATGAGCTTCTTTCTACCTCACGTTAAATGTTACAAATTGACCTCTAAGGCCCACCCTTtacagattttctcttttttaaataatttttttaaagattttatttatttttagaggaagggagaaagagagggagagaaacatcaatgtatggttgcctcacGCGTGCCtcttactggggacttggcccacaacccaggcatgtgccctgactgggaatcaaacggacAATCTTTTGGTTcccaagccagcactcaatccactgagccacaccagccagggccctttatAGATTTTCTACGATGCGACTGTTCCTTGCAACGGAGAAGACATGTTGAACTGTTCGCACTCATGATAAAGTACGGCAAAGAATTCCTTAATTCCACCAAAGTTTCAAAGGAATGATTTCAGTATCtcacttgccttttcttttctagGTGTGggaaatttttacattttcaccattATGatactattgggttggctaaaaagttcgtTTGGTGTTTTTCCATAAGGTGACTCTAGtcgcgcttagttgtctttaacttcattcgaatcAATTTTGTTAGGTCagattgtaacagctgtcatatcagcatgcatttaaaaaaacattaaaattggtgaatttttgtgtaaccattttaatattgaaaatggaagaaaataggcaacatttctggcatatgctttgttatttcaagaaaagtgaaaacacaactAAAACACAAAGACAGGTTTGTgccgtgtgtggagaaggtgctgtgactgatccaaatgtgtcaaaggtggtttgcaaagcttcatgctggagattccctgctggatgatgctccacagtccggtagactagttgaagttgacagcgacaAAATCAAGACGgcaattgagaacaatcaacattatagcAAATGGGAGATAGCCGATACACTCAGAATATCAAAATCactgaagttattggtgaaaatgaaaaatgtatcttttattttacagaaaaaactaagcaGACTTTTTGGTCAACTCAATATAGGTTTACaccctgtttttcctttttgaattaACATGCAAatagttacttttttaaattaaaa contains the following coding sequences:
- the CSTB gene encoding cystatin-B translates to MSGRGMMCGGCSATKPATAEIQAIADQVKSQLEEKENKKYTTFKAVEYQSQVVAGMNYFIKVQVEDDDFIHIRVHESLPHEKSPLALHNYQTNKTRQDKLTYF